A stretch of the Diprion similis isolate iyDipSimi1 chromosome 14, iyDipSimi1.1, whole genome shotgun sequence genome encodes the following:
- the LOC124415057 gene encoding 15-hydroxyprostaglandin dehydrogenase [NAD(+)]-like, with amino-acid sequence MDVGGKIALVTGAASGIGFAYATELLRNGAKHVAILDLASSNGEESAKKLNAEFGNGKAIFIVCDVTKAQELEAAFAKTVKEFGSLDIVINNAGIMDDARWELEIGINFTAVVRGTMLGFQYMGKDKGHKGGVIVNISSVAGLVTGPSFPVYIATKHAVIGLTRSFGLPYHFEKTGVRVISMCPSFTNTQLITECVGRTLDSVEQDHIDKVLSSVPAQTPESVAEGVLHIIRVGENGSIWVVENGEPAYEVQLADQPVKKVSA; translated from the exons ATGGATGTGGGAGGAAAAATTGCTCTTGTGACCGGTGCCGCCAGCGGAATAGGTTTCGCCTACGCCACGGAACTTTTGAGAAATGGAGCTAAA CACGTTGCTATTCTCGACTTGGCAAGTTCGAACGGCGAGGAATcggcgaaaaaattgaacgcaGAATTCGGAAATGGAAAAGCAATCTTCATCGTCTGCGACGTGACGAAGGCCCAGGAATTGGAAG CTGCATTCGCCAAGACTGTCAAAGAGTTTGGTAGTCTCGACATCGTCATCAACAACGCTGGAATAATGGACGACGCGAGATGGGAGCTTGAAATCGGGATAAACTTC ACTGCCGTCGTGCGCGGAACTATGCTTGGCTTCCAGTACATGGGTAAGGACAAAGGGCACAAAGGGGGCGTCATCGTCAACATATCATCGGTCGCAGGACTAGTAACGGGTCCAAGTTTTCCTGTTTACATCGCTACGAAGCACGCAGTCATCGGTCTGACTCGATCATTCGGG CTGCCTTATCACTTCGAGAAGACGGGTGTTCGCGTAATCTCGATGTGCCCATCCTTCACCAACACACAACTGATAACGGAATGCGTTGGAAGGACCCTGGACAGCGTGGAGCAGGATCACATCGACAAAGTGCTTAGCTCCGTTCCTGCGCAAAC GCCGGAGAGCGTCGCTGAAGGTGTTCTGCACATAATACGTGTCGGCGAGAATGGCAGCATCTGGGTTGTCGAGAATGGGGAACCGGCATATGAAGTCCAGCTAGCCGATCAACCAGTGAAAAAGGTTTCTGCCTGA
- the LOC124415052 gene encoding 15-hydroxyprostaglandin dehydrogenase [NAD(+)]-like, with protein sequence MNFVEMDVRNKVALITGGANGIGFSYAKEFLRNGASHVAVLDLPNSKGEESVKKLNEEFGDGRAIFVVCDVTKSEELEVAFAKIVKKFGGLDIVINNAGIMDDSRWELEVNINYIGLVRGTLLGFQYMGKDKGGKGGTIVNISSIAGIIHAPMFPIYVGTKCAVIGLTRSFGHSYHYEKTGVRVLAMCPSVTDTQLVTGAPKRTLDAVSPEAVTEILSTYSSQTADSVAHGMVQIIRDGKSGSVWLVENGEPAFEVDIPDEVIRKAL encoded by the exons CGCCAATGGAATCGGCTTTTCATATGCCAAGGAATTCTTGCGAAACGGAGCTTCG CACGTGGCGGTTctcgatttgcctaattcgaAAGGTGAagaatcggtgaaaaaattgaacgaggaATTCGGAGATGGTCGAGCGATATTCGTCGTCTGCGATGTGACAAAGTCTGAGGAACTGGAAG TTGCTTTCGCAAAGATTGTCAAGAAATTTGGTGGGCTTGATATCGTTATCAACAACGCTGGCATAATGGACGATTCGCGTTGGGAGTTAGAGGTCAACATCAATTAC ATCGGCCTAGTGCGTGGAACGCTGCTTGGTTTCCAGTACATGGGAAAGGACAAGGGCGGAAAGGGGGGGACCATAGTGAACATCTCTTCCATAGCTGGAATTATCCATGCTCCAATGTTCCCGATCTACGTGGGCACCAAGTGCGCGGTCATCGGCTTGACTCGATCATTCGGG CATTCGTATCACTACGAAAAAACTGGTGTTCGAGTTTTGGCGATGTGCCCAAGCGTCACGGACACGCAGCTCGTAACGGGGGCCCCAAAGAGAACCCTGGACGCCGTCAGCCCAGAGGCTGTGACGGAAATATTGAGCACTTATTCATCGCAAAC GGCAGACAGCGTGGCGCATGGCATGGTCCAAATTATACGTGACGGAAAGAGCGGCAGCGTTTGGCTTGTTGAAAATGGAGAACCGGCGTTCGAAGTTGACATTCCCGATGAGGTGATCAGGAAAGCTTTGTAA
- the LOC124415055 gene encoding 15-hydroxyprostaglandin dehydrogenase [NAD(+)]-like has translation MDVEGKIALVTGAASGIGFAYATELLRNGAKHVAILDLASSNGEESAKKLNAEFGNGKAIFIVCDVTKAQEFEAAFTKTVKEFGGLDIVINNAGIMDDARWELEININLTAVVRGTLLAFQYMGKDKGGKGGVVVNIASTAGITPAVYFPVYSGTKNAVIGASRSFGHPFHFEKSGVRVLTMCPHITHTQLITEGADRALIDNEAKDQLSGYMKTLSMQTPESVARGVIKIIKVGENGSVWMVSDGEPACELDIPNSPVKKQKA, from the exons ATGGACGTGGAAGGAAAAATTGCTCTCGTGACCGGTGCCGCCAGCGGAATAGGTTTCGCCTACGCCACGGAACTTTTGAGAAATGGAGCTAAA CACGTTGCTATTCTCGACTTGGCAAGTTCGAACGGCGAGGAAtcggcaaaaaaattgaacgcaGAATTCGGAAATGGAAAAGCAATCTTCATCGTCTGCGACGTCACGAAGGCCCAAGAATTTGAAG CCGCGTTCACCAAGACCGTCAAGGAGTTCGGTGGTCTCGACATCGTCATCAACAACGCTGGAATAATGGACGACGCGAGATGGGAACTCGAGATTAACATCAACCTG ACGGCCGTCGTGCGCGGAACTTTGCTGGCCTTCCAGTACATGGGAAAAGACAAGGGTGGCAAGGGTGGCGTTGTGGTGAACATCGCATCAACCGCTGGCATAACACCGGCTGTATATTTCCCAGTGTACAGTGGAACCAAGAATGCGGTTATCGGAGCGAGCCGATCATTCGGG CATCCGTTCCACTTCGAAAAATCGGGTGTTAGAGTGCTGACCATGTGTCCCCATATCACGCACACTCAATTGATAACCGAAGGTGCCGATCGGGCTCTCATCGACAACGAAGCAAAGGACCAGCTTTCTGGATACATGAAGACTCTCTCCATGCAAAC CCCGGAAAGCGTCGCGCGGGGTGTCATTAAGATCATCAAAGTTGGGGAAAATGGAAGCGTGTGGATGGTGTCTGATGGAGAGCCGGCATGCGAACTCGACATTCCCAACTCACCTGTCAAAAAGCAGAAGGCTTAA
- the LOC124415058 gene encoding 15-hydroxyprostaglandin dehydrogenase [NAD(+)]-like codes for MEVKNKIALVTGGANGIGFAYVRELLKNGAAHVALLDLANSNGDESARKLNDEFGADRALFIVCDVTKSADFEAAFAKTVKEFGGLDIVINNAGIMDDARWELEIAINFTAVVRGTMLGFQYMGKDKGHKGGVIVNISSVAGLVAAPTFPVYIATKHAVVGLTRSFGLPYHFDRTGVRVVSMCPFFTNTQLITACVGRTLDTVEQNFIDKSFSTFPLQTPESVAEGVLHIIRVGNNGSTWVVENGEPAYEVELADEPVKKVSA; via the exons atggaagtgaaaaataaaatcgctcTGGTCACCGGAGGCGCAAATGGAATAGGTTTCGCATACGTCAGAGAACTCTTGAAAAACGGAGCTGCG CACGTGGCTCTTCTAGATCTGGCAAACTCGAACGGCGATGAATCCGCGAGAAAATTGAACGACGAATTCGGAGCGGATCGAGCGCTTTTCATCGTCTGTGACGTGACGAAGTCGGCGGACTTCGAAG CCGCGTTCGCCAAGACTGTCAAAGAGTTCGGTGGTCTCGACATCGTCATCAACAACGCTGGAATCATGGACGACGCGAGATGGGAGCTAGAAATCGCTATAAACTTC ACTGCCGTCGTGCGCGGAACTATGCTTGGCTTCCAGTACATGGGTAAGGACAAAGGACACAAAGGTGGCGTCATCGTCAACATATCATCAGTCGCAGGACTAGTTGCAGCTCCAACTTTTCCTGTTTACATCGCTACGAAGCACGCGGTCGTCGGCCTGACTCGATCATTCGGG CTGCCTTATCACTTTGACAGAACAGGCGTTCGAGTAGTCTCGATGTGCCCCTTCTTCACCAACACGCAACTGATCACGGCATGCGTCGGACGAACTCTTGACACTGTGGAGCAGAATTTCATCGACAAATCGTTTTCCACTTTCCCTCTGCAGAC GCCGGAGAGCGTCGCTGAAGGTGTTCTGCACATCATACGCGTTGGAAATAATGGCAGCACCTGGGTTGTCGAGAATGGGGAACCGGCCTATGAAGTCGAGCTAGCCGATGAGCCAGTGAAAAAGGTTTCTGCCTAA
- the LOC124415059 gene encoding 15-hydroxyprostaglandin dehydrogenase [NAD(+)]-like — translation MDVEGKIALVTGAASGIGFAYATELLRNGAKHVAILDLASSNGEESAKKLNAEFGNGKAIFIVCDVTKAQEFEAAFSKTEKEFGGLDIVINNAGIMDDARWELEIAINYTSVVRGTILGYQYMGKDKGHKGGVIVNISSVAGLITGPSFPVYIGTKHAVIGLTRSFGLPYHFEKTGVRIISICPSFTNTKQITECVGRTLDIVEQEEVDELVSTFTLQKPESVAVGVLHIIRVGNNGSIWVVEKGEPGYEVQLADEPVKKVSA, via the exons ATGGATGTGGAAGGAAAAATTGCTCTTGTGACCGGCGCCGCCAGTGGAATAGGTTTCGCCTACGCCACGGAACTTTTGAGAAATGGAGCTAAA CACGTTGCTATTCTCGACTTGGCAAGTTCGAACGGCGAGGAATcggcgaaaaaattgaacgcaGAATTCGGAAATGGAAAAGCAATCTTCATCGTCTGCGACGTGACGAAGGCCCAAGAATTTGAAG CCGCGTTCTCCAAGACTGAAAAAGAGTTCGGTGGTCTCGACATCGTCATCAATAACGCTGGAATAATGGACGACGCTAGGTGGGAGCTTGAAATTGCTATAAACTAC ACTTCCGTCGTGCGCGGAACTATTTTGGGCTACCAGTACATGGGTAAGGACAAAGGGCACAAAGGGGGCGTCATCGTCAACATATCATCGGTCGCAGGCCTAATCACGGGTCCAAGTTTTCCTGTTTACATCGGTACGAAGCATGCAGTCATCGGTCTGACTCGATCATTCGGG CTGCCTTATCACTTCGAAAAGACGGGTGTTCGTATAATCTCGATATGCCCATCCTTCACCAACACAAAACAGATAACAGAATGCGTTGGACGGACTCTAGACATCGTGGAGCAAGAAGAAGTCGACGAATTGGTTTCCACTTTCACTCTGCAAAA ACCGGAGAGCGTCGCTGTAGGTGTTCTGCACATCATACGCGTTGGAAATAATGGCAGCATCTGGGTTGTCGAGAAGGGGGAACCGGGGTACGAAGTCCAGTTAGCCGATGAGCCAGTGAAAAAGGTTTCTGCCTGA